Below is a genomic region from Armatimonadota bacterium.
AACAGGTCGTGTTCGGATAGGAACAGGCCGAAACCCGGGTGGGTGTGATACCAGCCCACGATGCGCATGTCCGGGTGCTCTCGGTCCCGGACCGCGTTCACCTGTTCCCAGGTGTCGTGGGTGAAGGTTACGTGGGCGCGCGCGGCCTGGGTGTGCAGAGCAGGAATCGCCGCTTGCACCAGCACCAGAGTGCCTTCGGCAGAGGACGATGCCTGCCCGAGAAGCACGCCGCCCAGTTCAGTGTTGGTGTCCTGTGCGCTGTGGTCGAGGACCGCTTCCAGCGCCTCCCGCCGGATCAGCACAACCGGTCCGCTCGATGCCGGTCGCGAAGTCAAGGGTCCCAGTTCCAGGTCCAGATCGTCGAAGTCGGACATGATCACGGCTCCCGGTGAAGTTCGGGTCTCTGGCTGGGCGTGACTGCGGCTCCGGCTCTTACTTCACCGCGCCGGCGGTGAGCCCTTTGATGATGTGCTTCTGGAAAGCGAAGTACAGGATCAGCACCGGCACAACGGCCATGAACACTCCCGCCATCACCACGCCCCAGTCTGTCGCATGTTCGCCCTGGAAACTCATAAGACCGACGGTCAGGGTCTTCTGTCGGTCATCATTGATGAAGACCATCGCCAGCACAAGTTCGTTCCAGATCCACGAAGCCTGGAATATCGCCGCCGTAGCCACCGCAGGGCGCGCAACCGGTAGAAAGACTTTGCGCAGGATGGTGAGGTGCCCGCAGCCGTCGATCACCGCCGCGTCGCTCAGTTCGTTCGGTATGCCGATGAAGTACGCCCGCAGCAACAACACCGTGAGCGGCAGCCCGAAAGCCACATACGGCCCGAGTACTGCAATCCAGTCGCCAAAACGTTCCGCGAACCAGGCCACGTGCACGGACCCTCGCGCCGCATTCTGCAGGAGCAGGGAGCCCGGATTGAAGTGGTACAAGGGAACCAGCACCGCGTGTACCGGGATCAGCAGGCCGCTGAGAATGAACCCCAGGAGCACTGCCGATCCGGGAAATCGCAGCCTTGCGAAAGCATACGCCGCAGGAGCCGACAGGAC
It encodes:
- a CDS encoding carbohydrate ABC transporter permease, whose translation is MSRRVSSWSVNALMALIALAFVAPVVWSMMSAFKTQSDIRLHPWAWPTHPQWSNFVAAWQGNMGLYLLNSLIVTVLAVAIILVLSAPAAYAFARLRFPGSAVLLGFILSGLLIPVHAVLVPLYHFNPGSLLLQNAARGSVHVAWFAERFGDWIAVLGPYVAFGLPLTVLLLRAYFIGIPNELSDAAVIDGCGHLTILRKVFLPVARPAVATAAIFQASWIWNELVLAMVFINDDRQKTLTVGLMSFQGEHATDWGVVMAGVFMAVVPVLILYFAFQKHIIKGLTAGAVK